Proteins from one Mus pahari chromosome 10, PAHARI_EIJ_v1.1, whole genome shotgun sequence genomic window:
- the LOC110328579 gene encoding LOW QUALITY PROTEIN: UPF0547 protein C16orf87 homolog (The sequence of the model RefSeq protein was modified relative to this genomic sequence to represent the inferred CDS: substituted 1 base at 1 genomic stop codon) translates to MSATRAKKVKMATKSCPKCDQQIPVACKSCPCGYIFISRKLLNAKHSEKSPPSTENKHEAKRRRTERVRREKINSTVNKDXENRKRSRSNSHSDHIRRGRGRPKSSSAKKHEEEREKQEKEIDIYANLSDEKAFVFSVALAEINRKIINQRLIL, encoded by the coding sequence ATGTCTGCAACTCGAGCCAAGAAAGTGAAGATGGCCACCAAATCGTGCCCCAAGTGCGACCAACAGATTCCTGTTGCATGTAAATCATGTCCCTGTGGGTACATATTTATTAGCAGAAAACTACTAAATGCAAAACATTCAGAGAAATCACCACCGTCTACAGAAAACAAGCACGAGGCCAAGAGGAGGCGAACAGAGAGAGTTAGGCGAGAGAAGATAAATTCTACAGTAAATAAAgattaagaaaacagaaagagatctCGAAGTAACAGCCATTCAGATCATATCAGACGAGGAAGAGGAAGACCTAAAAGTTCATCCGCCAAAAAACacgaggaagagagagaaaaacaggaaaaggaaatcgACATCTATGCTAACCTCTCTGATGAGAAGGCTTTCGTGTTTTCAGTTGCCTTGgcagaaataaatagaaaaattatcaatCAAAGACTTATTCTCTGA